A region of Antedon mediterranea chromosome 8, ecAntMedi1.1, whole genome shotgun sequence DNA encodes the following proteins:
- the LOC140056852 gene encoding uncharacterized protein: protein MDEQDGNFDAVAEEIANVNEDSIASENNTNTSTNVSEDIEASSVSVQDKPLKEHDSDVNEPSHEDEAIKSTIAEKERTQNESTISPSKNLNKEQEKECDKLIDNEPKESGECDIEEDDGEYVSDEDAMIQDDVDNNKQAFVELQDLPIVVDEVDKMNIKAEPNNDESSDDGELSDDNESEHLPIPEEDSKSSFNKSKSKISSLHSSGNFEGGDLKVGSKSIDSTQSKSLEVKGHKAKEVLLDMHGDELDYEEDVEHGEQQPGHVEEKGEIGEIDDIKEEKKKTSDSELEEGEYDETEDGEIKDDEDEEGELKDPHGRKPFVRQTCRFYQRGQCTWGLSCRFVHPGYNDKGNYMMIGRNEIHNLHASILAPPRPATPPPEEELPRPVIPEEPKIETAWEKGLRHAKELRKKAQIRKEQDEDFEEKRLLAELSDEGDEDYNKENLYRNRDEFYGYHLGEDESPAREVVMKDPTLPQQYAATIHVGRIGKEDVRRGQGQPVTQRNYDFFPKKRDDNYSRQEKIHSNDARNKIEPKAPLVNRSTADSWHDPWARARSPKKVAGARGRRRHSSHSSFTSSSSSRSRSSSYSSYSSRSRSSSSSFSSRSRSGSRSSRSYSKSRSRTPSPRSRSSAWQSSKQPNRSGPSSNNNVPVRGRQMNRGHQPSRGNQPNRGAPTGGSGGLPARPAQSKSVPSKSQAQVSTKPSVSQTSKPPATKPTQVKKVEPVVLKLKTSSQTKKLSIPPIHFQKQIKKVQPIADHLRPSKERSLSSSSRSSRSSRSSSSRSRSRSRSFSGSRSRSQSYSTISSRSRSPVSRASSVSADSEHMYANLASPVSSASSDISDTPIPKATKVKPVKISITKKSVVPTKRSSTVATKTKQGIVKAKPSGSKQKDTVKQSAAKPVSNQLKKALPKSKAIKPLPDSQSSTTTKKTAKVTPMPATSSTNKSLQKSKQPAVSKTSGTSSAAISHDRSDPLKYTAHKDIKLTLLKKPTETSSKKRSLETSTQSIAKKTKPPSPATKHKGTKEVIKKSVPTAKTKVTSSSANPSTKAANVAQTKAQEKQSEKPAAAPAQSKAAVTKKGTKSRREELLKQLKEVEEAIARKRAKLAGT, encoded by the exons ATGGATGAACAAGATGGCAACTTTGATGCTGTTGCAGAAGAAATAGCAAATGTTAACGAGGACAGTATAGCAAGTGAAAATAACACGAATACCTCGACGAATGTGTCTGAGGACATAGAGGCCAGCAGTGTGTCTGTCCAAGACAAACCATTAAAAGAACATGATTCAGATGTTAATGAACCTTCACATGAAGATGAAGCAATAAAGTCTACAATAGCGGAAAAAGaaagaacacaaaatgaatCCACTATAAGCCCCTCAAAGAACTTGAACAAAGAACAGGAGAAAGAGTGTGACAAGTTGATAGATAATGAACCTAAAGAAAGTGGAGAGTGTGACATAGAAGAAGATGATGGTGAGTACGTGTCTGATGAAGATGCAATGATAcaagatgatgttgataataataaGCAAGCATTTGTAGAACTTCAAGATCTGCCAATTGTTGTTGATGAAGTGGACAAGATGAACATAAAGGCAGAGCCAAACAATGATGAAAGTTCAGATGATGGAGAACTTAGTGATGATAATGAATCTGAACATTTACCCATTCCTGAAGAGGACTCAAAATCTAGTTTTAATAAGTCAAAAAGTAAGATTTCATCACTACATAGTAGTGGTAATTTTGAGGGAGGGGATTTAAAGGTGGGTAGCAAAAGTATTGATAGCACTCAGAGTAAAAGTTTAGAGGTCAAGGGTCACAAAGCAAAGGAAGTTCTTTTGGATATGCATGGTGATGAGTTAGACTATGAGGAAGATGTAGAACATGGTGAACAACAGCCAGGACATGTAGAAGAAAAAGGTGAAATTGGAGAAATTGATGAtataaaagaagaaaagaaaaaaacatctGATTCAGAATTGGAAGAAGGTGAATATGATGAAACCGAGGATGGAGAAATAAAAGAT gACGAAGATGAAGAAGGTGAATTGAAAGATCCTCATGGTCGTAAACCGTTTGTTAGGCAAACGTGTCGTTTTTATCAGCGTGGCCAATGCACTTGGGGCTTATCATGTAGATTTGTCCACCCTGGCTATAATGATAAAG GAAATTACATGATGATTGGGAGAAATGAAATACACAATCTCCATGCTAGTATATTAGCACCACCAAGACCAGCGACACCGCCACCAGAG GAAGAGTTACCAAGACCAGTTATTCCAGAGGAGCCCAAAATAGAGACAGCATGGGAGAAAGGCTTGAGACATGCTAAAGAG TTACGTAAGAAAGCGCAGATAAGAAAAGAGCAAGATGAGGATTTTGAGGAAAAGCGTCTATTGGCAGAACTTTCTGATGAAGGTGATGAGGACTACAATAAAGAAAATTTATATAGGAATCGTGATGAGTTTTATGG GTATCATTTAGGAGAGGATGAGTCTCCAGCAAGAGAAGTTGTCATGAAAGATCCAACACTACCTCAACAATATGCAGCAACCATCCATGTT GGTCGAATTGGCAAAGAAGATGTACGCAGAGGTCAGGGCCAACCTGTAACACAACgcaattatgatttttttccCAAAAAACGAGATGACAATTACAgcagacaagaaaaaatacattcAAATGATGCGCGAAACAAAATAGAGCCAAAGGCTCCATTAGTTAATCGTTCAACAGCCGATTCTTGGCATGACCCTTGGGCACGAGCACGCTCACCAAAGAAGGTTGCTGGTGCTAGAGGTCGTCGACGACATAGTTCACATTCCTCATTTACTAGTTCATC AAGTTCACGGTCGCGTTCGTCATCATATTCTTCATACTCAAGTCGGTCCAggtcatcgtcgtcatcatttTCATCACGTTCACGATCAGGATCCCGTTCTTCACGGTCTTATTCAAAAAGTAGAAGTCGGACGCCATCGCCACGTAGCAGATCTAGTGCATGGCAGAGTTCTAAACAACCGAATCGCAGTGGGCCCTCCAGTAATAACAATGTACCAGTTCGTGGTCGTCAGATGAATAGAGGCCATCAGCCAAGTCGTGGCAACCAGCCAAACCGTGGAGCTCCCACAGGAGGTAGTGGTGGTTTACCTGCTAGACCTGCTCAGTCAAAGTCTGTTCCTTCAAAATCCCAAGCCCAAGTTTCTACAAAGCCTTCAGTTTCACAAACTTCTAAACCTCCTGCGACTAAACCTACTCA AGTAAAGAAAGTTGAACCAGTAGTGCTAAAACTAAAAACCAGTTCTCAAACTAAGAAGTTATCCATACCCCCTATCCATTTCCAG aaacaaattaaaaaagtacAACCAATTGCTGACCATTTACGTCCATCAAAAGAGCGTAGTCTTAGTTCCAGCTCTCGTAGCAGCAGGAGTAGTCGCTCCAGTAGTAGCAGGAGTAGGTCAAGGTCACGGTCATTCTCAGGATCGAGGTCACGCTCACAGTCTTATAGCACCATCTCATCAAGGTCTCGTTCGCCTGTATCACGTGCCTCAAGTGTGAGTGCAGATTCCGAGCATATGTATGCAAATCTTGCAAGCCCGGTGTCTTCAGCAAGTTCAGATATCTCAGACACACCCATTCCTAAAGCAACTAAAG TAAAACCAGTTAAAATATCCATAACTAAAAAATCAGTAGTACCAACCAAGAGATCATCAACAGTTGCAACTAAGACCAAGCAAGGTATTGTGAAAGCTAAACCCAGTGGGTCCAAGCAGAAAGATACAGTGAAACAGAGTGCAGCAAAGCCTGTATCAAACCAACTCAAAAAAGCATTACCTAAATCAAAGGCAATTAAACCATTACCAGACAGCCAGAGTAGTACGACGACTAAAAAGACTGCTAAAGTTACACCCATGCCAGCTACTAGCAGTACCAATAAATCATTGCAGAAATCAAAGCAACCGGCTGTAAG taaaacGAGTGGAACGTCTTCTGCTGCCATTAGCCATGATAGGTCAGATCCGTTGAAGTATACTGCACATAAGGATATTAAATTAACACTTTTGAAAAAG CCAACAGAAACATCAAGCAAAAAGAGGAGCCTGGAGACATCAACACAATCCATTGCAAAGAAGACTAAGCCCCCCTCACCAGCGACTAAACACAAGG GAACTAAAGAAGTTATTAAAAAATCAGTACCAACCGCTAAAACAAAAGTCACCTCGTCAAGTGCGAACCCATCGACGAAGGCTGCTAATGTAGCTCAGACAAAAGCCCAAGAAAAACAATCAGAAAAACCAGCTGCTGCTCCTGCTCAGTCTAAAGCAGCGGTCACCAAGAAAGGAACAAAGTCACGCAGAGAAGAGTTACTGAAGCAACTAAAAGAAGTTGAAGAAGCGATCGCTAGGAAACGAGCTAAACTAGCCGGCACATGA
- the LOC140057719 gene encoding juvenile hormone acid O-methyltransferase-like, with product MNSSEASLYSKNRRMMEAGYRMYLHKYMSINDNDKILDFGCGTGELVYRLSKEAKLAFGFDKSKEMIEFARQIHKATNVSYEIADISNCLETHPHWKGKFSKIVSAYVLHWVKNKRQVFQNIYDCLSEGGECFILYVGPNNQLRGNNDDELPYYLKNHIKWKHHLKGYENKYYSLTLKENVSLLKSVGFGEVKGHLHTPCDEHDIFSKDELRGCVSSLVDQIEYVPEQYRSEILQDATEWCFKNFPVNSRGNKYIRHDTLVLLAKKN from the exons ATGAATTCTTCAGAAGCTAGTCTTTACTCTAAAAACAGACGAATGATGGAAGCTGGCTACAGAATGTATTTGCACAAATATATGTCGATCAACGACAATGACAAAATATTAGATTTTGGATGTGGCACTGGAGAGCTAGTTTATAGATTGAGCAAGGAAGCTAAGTTAGCTTTTG GTTTTGACAAATCAAAAGAAATGATTGAATTCGCCAGACAGATCCACAAAGCTACGAATGTATCTTATGAAATTGCAGACATCTCAAACTGCCTGGAGACACATCCACACTGGAAAGGCAAATTCAGCAAGATCGTTTCTGCTTATGTACTGCATTGGGTAAAAAACAAAAGACAGGTTTTCCAGAATATATATGACTGCTTGAGCGAAGGTGGCGAGTGTTTTATTCTTTATGTTGGACCAAATAATCAACTGCGTGGGAATAACGACGATGAACTTCCATATTACTTGAAGAATCATATTAAATGGAAGCACCATCTTAAG GGGTACGAGAATAAATATTACTCACTAACTCTGAAAGAAAACGTAAGTTTGTTGAAGTCGGTAGGCTTTGGTGAGGTCAAAGGACACCTGCATACACCCTGCGACGAGCATGATATATTTAGTAAAGATGAGCTACGAG GATGTGTAAGTTCACTCGTTGATCAAATAGAGTATGTGCCTGAGCAGTATCGCTCTGAAATTCTTCAAGATGCTACTGAATGGTGCTTCAAGAACTTTCCCGTTAACAGTCGAGGAAATAAGTACATACGACATGATACACTTGTGTTGCTAGCAAAGAAGAATTAA
- the LOC140056757 gene encoding carbohydrate sulfotransferase 1-like, with protein MYSVRLRHRYLLLILVIGISITFLSLQGPTTYLYPKETDEDLSTETSDGHFTQWLKADSFHKSPDQITRSTNVILLASWRSGSSLTGQFFNQHEQIFYLFEPLKYLGVQRVNQQKAAMALKQMFSCEFDNMHQWAERTSADILHRISSKSLISPTLCPLINTETIGPASDNRWLIKKCPPLDGKQVSDICRSYRHKFIKVIRIANITSLEVLLKDPTQNVKIIHLVRDPRALYYSRLDANKNRPPDRSMKLYDIVYTCKSTDSIMQMAATSPNWMRGKYHLVRYEDIAMQPLEAAQDMYKFMGVSMTKNVRQWILNNTASNHVIQSTRDRLYGLQKNSTAVAHAWRYRAPLSAVDVVQEACKDMMEKAGYIKAKTKRQLRDPQYKLISSI; from the coding sequence ATGTATTCCGTCAGGTTACGTCATCGGTACTTGTTATTAATACTTGTCATTGGGATATCCATTACGTTTTTATCATTGCAAGGACCAACCACTTACTTATACCCAAAGGAAACCGATGAGGATCTTTCTACAGAGACCAGTGACGGACACTTCACACAATGGTTGAAAGCTGACAGCTTTCATAAATCCCCGGATCAGATAACACGTTCTACAAATGTAATTTTACTGGCATCATGGAGATCTGGGTCATCGTTAACTGGCCAATTCTTTAATCAGCACGAAcagattttttatttgtttgaacCATTGAAATATCTTGGTGTTCAGCGAGTGAACCAACAAAAAGCCGCTATGGCACTAAAACAAATGTTCAGTTGTGAATTTGACAATATGCATCAATGGGCTGAAAGGACTAGTGCTGATATATTGCATAGGATTTCTAGTAAAAGTCTTATATCGCCAACGTTATGCCCTTTAATCAATACGGAAACCATCGGGCCTGCTTCAGATAATCGATGGTTAATCAAGAAATGTCCACCACTCGACGGCAAGCAAGTGTCGGACATTTGCCGTTCGTATAGACACAAGTTTATCAAAGTCATTCGAATTGCAAACATAACGTCACTGGAGGTTTTATTGAAAGACCCAACACAAAATGTTAAGATAATACACCTGGTACGTGATCCAAGAGCACTCTATTACTCGCGTCTAGATGCTAATAAAAATAGACCACCAGATCGTTCAATGAAACTTTATGACATTGTATATACGTGCAAATCTACAGATTCTATTATGCAAATGGCAGCGACGTCACCAAATTGGATGCGAGGAAAGTACCATTTGGTCAGATATGAAGATATTGCAATGCAACCTCTTGAGGCTGCTCAAGATATGTACAAGTTTATGGGTGTATCTATGACTAAAAATGTCAGACAATGGATTTTGAATAATACAGCAAGTAATCATGTGATTCAATCGACCAGAGATCGTTTGTATGGCCTGCAGAAAAATTCTACAGCTGTAGCGCATGCGTGGCGTTATAGAGCGCCTCTTTCAGCAGTTGATGTCGTACAGGAAGCATGTAAAGACATGATGGAGAAAGCAGGTTACATAAAAGCTAAAACAAAGCGACAACTTCGAGATCCACAATATAAACTCATTTCAAGTATCTGA
- the LOC140057203 gene encoding carbohydrate sulfotransferase 1-like, whose product MMRLKLFRKSLRKILLILFITVLYIFFLDQWNTVPKSIGNNSLGYYQLDTDSTQKSITHKQTVKPVNVILIASWRSGSSFTGQLFNMHDDIFYLFEPLRFLGQEKVKQAETTKVLETMYKCDFTNSLLNTWIEETNNDILHRVSSNALIKLCPTEITQGAKPGPCNRRKFKQCPDLTPENVTQTCQSHPYKFFKVIKLTDITFLEKLVRKYNLKIIHLVRDPRGIHFSRKNTFDERYVMSNKLFGMHWTCRHVNEIIKLWDSETKWLLGNYKRVRFEDLSLQPMEAAREVYDFLQIPFTQRIQQWIVENTIRKNQTQSNPCEHKNHKLNKKSSDVAHAWRMYSNLSTVLEIQKTCAETMQSLGYVNVYTEQQLQDVHFPVMKSREEIGV is encoded by the coding sequence ATGATGAGACTGAAACTTTTTCGGAAAAGCCTTCGAAAAATTctacttatattatttattacggTTTTGTACATCTTTTTTCTTGATCAATGGAACACAGTGCCAAAAAGTATTGGGAACAATAGTTTAGGATATTATCAATTAGATACCGATTCTACACAGAAATCTATAACGCATAAACAGACGGTAAAACCAGTCAACGTGATTTTAATAGCGTCTTGGCGTTCGGGATCTTCTTTCACCGGCCAGTTGTTCAATATGCATGATgacattttctatttatttgaaCCTTTACGATTTCTAGGACAGGAGAAGGTGAAACAAGCAGAGACAACAAAAGTACTTGAAACTATGTACAAATGTGATTTTACAAATAGTTTACTAAATACATGGATTGAAGAGACTAATAACGACATACTTCACCGAGTTTCTAGTAACGCACTTATTAAGCTATGCCCAACGGAAATTACTCAAGGTGCAAAGCCCGGGCCGTGTAATCGTCGGAAATTCAAGCAGTGTCCGGACCTGACGCCTGAAAACGTTACACAAACATGTCAGTCTCATCCATATAAGTTTTTTAAAGTGATTAAATTAACTGacattacatttttagaaaaattagtACGAAAATACAATCTGAAAATCATCCATCTTGTACGTGATCCAAGAGGAATACACTTTTCACGTAAGAATACGTTTGATGAAAGATATGTTATGAGTAACAAATTATTTGGCATGCACTGGACATGTCGACATGTTAATGAAATTATCAAATTATGGGATAGCGAAACAAAGTGGTTGCTTGGAAACTACAAACGAGTTCGATTTGAAGATCTTTCGTTGCAACCAATGGAAGCAGCAAGGGAAGTATACGACTTTTTACAAATACCTTTTACTCAAAGAATACAGCAATGGATAGTTGAAAATACAATAAGAAAAAATCAAACGCAATCGAACCCATGCGAGCATAAAAAtcataaactaaataaaaagtcTTCGGACGTCGCCCATGCGTGGAGGATGTATTCAAATTTATCTACAGTACTTGAAATTCAAAAAACATGTGCCGAAACAATGCAATCATTAGGGTATGTGAATGTTTACACTGAACAACAACTACAAGATGTTCATTTTCCAGTTATGAAAAGTAGAGAAGAGATTGGAGTGTAA